The following proteins come from a genomic window of Paenibacillus spongiae:
- the murD gene encoding UDP-N-acetylmuramoyl-L-alanine--D-glutamate ligase, with the protein MNDPKSYKDRQVVVLGLARSGVSVAKLFHKLGALVTVNDQQERHLCPEADELDALGVSVICGGHPDSLITKDTALVVKNPGIPYTAAPVKRAMELGLDVVTEVEVAYWLSPAPIIGITGSNGKTTTTTWIGELLDSAQLRPIVAGNIGTPLCEAAQTAEPGDWIVAELSSFQLKGTQSFRPRVALLLNIAETHLDYHDGIEDYIASKEKLFANQTEEDTAVLNADDPVCRELMDKGTIRAKILPFSTTQELSQGIFISPPFPTDLTEPDGEVLRQIVWKKQDGVTQTIMPVNELGLPGRHNAANALAAIAACIAAGADPKSLLQPLRDFNGVEDRLEFVCERKGVKYYNDSKATNSVATIIALRSFPGRIVLIAGGRDRGLDFMELVPHMRDQVKGIVTIGETREKLAAVARLAGLSAVKIVEPVEDAEATLHLAVREAASIAEPGDIVLLSPACASWDMFKSYEQRGRIFKQSAHTL; encoded by the coding sequence AAGCGGACGAGCTGGACGCTTTGGGTGTTTCTGTCATATGCGGAGGGCATCCGGATTCGCTTATTACGAAGGATACGGCGCTAGTCGTCAAGAATCCGGGCATCCCATATACGGCTGCTCCCGTTAAACGGGCGATGGAGCTGGGGCTCGACGTGGTGACGGAAGTGGAGGTCGCCTACTGGCTGTCGCCGGCTCCGATTATCGGCATCACCGGCTCGAACGGCAAGACGACAACGACGACTTGGATCGGCGAACTGCTCGATTCGGCCCAGCTGAGGCCGATCGTAGCAGGCAATATCGGCACGCCTCTATGCGAAGCGGCCCAAACAGCGGAACCGGGCGATTGGATCGTTGCCGAGCTGAGCTCCTTCCAGCTGAAAGGAACGCAGTCGTTCCGTCCGCGCGTGGCGCTGCTGCTCAATATCGCGGAGACGCATTTGGATTACCATGATGGAATCGAAGATTACATCGCATCCAAGGAGAAGCTGTTTGCGAATCAGACAGAGGAAGACACGGCCGTGCTGAACGCCGACGACCCGGTCTGCCGCGAGCTGATGGACAAAGGGACGATCCGGGCTAAGATCCTGCCGTTCTCCACGACTCAGGAGCTCTCGCAGGGCATCTTCATATCGCCGCCGTTTCCGACCGATCTGACGGAGCCTGACGGCGAGGTTCTGCGGCAGATCGTGTGGAAGAAACAAGACGGCGTGACGCAGACGATAATGCCTGTGAACGAGCTGGGCCTTCCAGGGCGTCACAATGCCGCCAACGCACTAGCTGCGATAGCGGCTTGCATCGCTGCGGGCGCCGATCCGAAGTCGCTGCTGCAGCCGCTTCGCGATTTCAACGGCGTCGAGGATCGGCTGGAGTTCGTCTGTGAACGAAAAGGGGTCAAATATTACAACGACTCTAAAGCGACCAATTCGGTCGCAACCATCATAGCGCTTCGTTCGTTTCCCGGCCGGATCGTCCTGATTGCCGGCGGACGCGACCGAGGTTTGGATTTCATGGAGCTGGTGCCGCATATGCGCGATCAGGTGAAAGGGATCGTAACCATCGGCGAAACCCGCGAGAAGCTGGCGGCCGTGGCGAGGCTGGCAGGTTTATCGGCGGTGAAAATCGTCGAACCTGTGGAGGACGCCGAAGCGACGCTGCATCTAGCGGTGCGCGAAGCCGCCTCCATTGCCGAGCCTGGCGATATCGTTCTGTTATCCCCGGCCTGTGCGAGCTGGGATATGTTTAAGTCTTACGAGCAGCGGGGGCGCATTTTTAAGCAATCGGCGCATACGTTGTAA